The Hujiaoplasma nucleasis DNA window ATTATTGATTTAAGTCAAATTAAAGGTGTTAAAGTTGATAAACACTCGACTGGTGGTGTTGGCGATAAGACAACTCTAGTTTTAGGACCTTTAGTGGCATCTATGGGTTGTAAATTGGCTAAATTATCAGGAAGAGGTCTTGGCCATACAGGGGGAACTCTAGATAAGTTAGAATCTATTGATGGCTTTAATATTTCTTTATCAGAAGAAGATTTTATCAAACAAGTCAATGATATTAATATAGCAGTTGCTGGACAAACGAAGAAATTAGTTCCAGCTGATAAACTATTGTATGCCTTAAGGGATGTGACTGCGACAGTACCATCAATTCCTTTAATTGCTTCAAGCATCATGTCAAAAAAATTAGCTTCAGGAGCTGATGTCATTTGTTTAGATGTTAAAATCGGTGACGGCGCTTTTATGAAAACCATTGAAGATGCAAGAAAATTATCTGAAATTATGGTTTCTATTGGTGAATCATTGGGTAAAAAGGTTTCTGCTTTTATCACTTCTATGGATCAACCTTTAGGCTATGCTGTTGGTAATCGTTTAGAAGTTAAGGAAGTAATTGATACTTTAGAAGGACATGGTCCCAAAGATTTAGAAGAATTATGTGTTGAAATAGCTGCTTATATGGCAATGTATGCTGGTCTTGTTAGCGATATTGAGGCAGGTAAAAATTTAGCATATGATCATTTGAATAATGGCTTAGCCTTGAAAAAGTTTTATGAATTTATAGAAGCCCAAGGTGGTCATATAGATGATTTAGATCATTTTATTCAAGTTCAAGAAATTTATGAGTTTAAGGCTGATAAAGCAGGTTATATTAAAAATATTAAAGCATTAAATATCGGTTTAGCTTCCATGAAAATTGGTGGGGGTCGTGAAACAAAAGAAGATAATATTGATCCTTCTGTTGGTATTGTTTTAGAGAAGAAAATTGGGGATTTTGTTCATAAGAATGATGTTTTAGCTAAAGTATACTTAAATTCTAAATTAGGGGATAATGTATTGGATGATCTAAAACAAGCATTTATAATTAGTGAAGATAAACAAGAAATATCTCCAGTCATTAAAGAGATCATTCAATAAACTAGACAAGACAAAAAAATATGTTATAATATATAAACAAGGGGAGCTTAGTAAACTAGGCTGAGAGTATAACTGTGAGTTATAGACCTTACCTGATCTGGATAATGCCAGCGTAGGATAATATCGTACGATAGGTCCCTTAATCAGGGACTTTTTTTGTCCCAAAATAGAGGAGAAGATTTATGAAAGATAGAGAAAAAATTGTTATTATTGTTGAAGTTGCTATTCTTGTTGGTATAGCGACTGTCCTTGATGTGGTCTTTGGTATTTTATCAAAGGGCATATTCCCTTGGGGAGGTAGTATCTCTCCAGCCATGTTACCCATATTCATCATTGCCTATAGAAGAGGTTTAAAAACTGGCTTGTTTTCTGGTTTTATATTCGCTATCTTGCAATTGATGACCACAGGTATGTTTTCTGCTTCAGTCATCGCTGCCATACCTGAATCAACATTCTTTGGGCCAAAATGGGTGAATATCATCTTAGTATACTTACTTGATTATATTATTCCATTTACCCTTTTAGGACTTGCTGGAATCTTTAAAAATGGTCTTAAAGAATTAAAACCATTCTTTTTAGGAATGATACTAGCTTCAAGTATTCGTTATGTCATGCATGGTTTATCAGGTGTAATGATATGGAGTGGTTATGCAGAATGGTTTAATGAAGAATTTAATATGAATGTAAGTCCCTTTGTATATTCTTTTATCATCTATAATTTGCCATACATGTTGGCTTCACTCATTTTATGTTTGTTTGCTGGCTATGTCTTATTTAAAAGAAAACTACTGCTTGTTAATTTAGAAGAAAATTAGAAAGAGAAATCTTTCTATTTTTTTTAAGATTAATTTAGCACTCAATCCTTGACTGTGCTAATAAACATGGTATAATGTTAATGATAAAACATTTTAGGAGGACAATTATGAGTAAGAAAAACATTGAATTTAAAACGGAATCAAAAAGATTATTAGACTTAATGATTCATTCAATTTACACGAACAAAGAAATTTTCTTAAGAGAACTGATTTCAAATGCATCTGATGCTATTGATAAGTATCATTTTAAAAGCTTAACTGAAGAAGGCTTAGAAAATCGTAATGATTATGAAATTCATATTGATATTGATAAGAAACATCGTCTTTTAACCATTACAGATAATGGTATCGGGATGACTTATGATGAACTTATTGATAATATTGGGACTATTGCTAAAAGTGGTACTTTAGAATTTTTAAAAACCATGAAGGGTAAAGACCTTAAGAATACAGACTTAATTGGCCAATTTGGTGTAGGTTTTTATTCTGCATTTATGGTCAGTGATAAGGTTGAAGTTGTGACTAAATCACCTTTTAGTGATAAGGCTTATAAGTGGGTTTCATCAGGAGAAGAAGGTTATAGTGTTGAAGAAACTCAAAAAGATAGTATTGGTACTGAAATTACCCTAAAGATTAGAAAGAATCATGATGATGAGAATTATGATGAGTTTTTAGAAGACTATAAAATTGAACAATTGGTTAAAAAGTATTCTAATTATGTTCGATATCCAATCACTATGGAAAAGGAAAGAGAAGTACCTAAATTAGATGATGAAGGAAATGAAATAGAAGATAAGTTTGATACCATTGTTGAAAACCAAACCTTAAATGAAATGACACCTATTTGGGAGAAGAATAAATCTCAAGTGACTGATGAAGAATTAAATGAGTTTTATAAGAATCAATATTATGATTATACAGATCCTTTATTAAACATTTGGACTAATGTTGAAGGAAAACTAACTTACAAATCTATTATTTATATACCTGCTAAAGCACCAGCAAATTTATATTCAGAGAAATATGAAAAAGGCTTACAATTATATGCTAAAGGTGTCTTTATCATGGATAAATGTAAAGAATTAGTTCCTGATTATTTAAGATTCATCAAAGGTATGGTTGTATCACCGGATTTAAACCTTAATATATCTAGAGAAATTCTTCAAAAAAATACACAATTAACTAAAATTCAACAGAATTTAGAAAAGAAAATCGTAAAAAGATTAGAAAAATTATTAGAAAACGAAAGAGAAACATACATTAAATTTTGGAAAGAGTTTGGTGTGAATATCAAATATGGTGTTTATGATAATTTCGGTTTAAATAAGGATTTATTACAAGATTTAGTCTTGTTTGAAACGGTTAATGAAGATGCTTATATAACCTTAAATGAGTATGTAGAAAAAATGCCAAAAGACCAAAAAGAAATCTATTTTGGTTCTGCCAACTCCAAATCAGCAATCAAAGCTTCACCTCAAATGGATCGATTAAAATCTAAAGGTTATGATGTTTTAGTTTTAACTGATGAAATTGATGAATTTATGCTTTCTATTATGAATGAATATAAGAAATTTAAATTCAAGTCTATTAATCAAGGTGATTTAGATTTGGTCGATGAATCTGAAAAAGAAACGATAAAAAAACAAGAAACAGAAAATAAAGATTTATTGGAAAAAATTAAAGAATCTCTTAAAGGTCAAGTAGATGATGTTAAATTATCAACTAGATTAACAGATTCTCCAGTTTGTTTGGTTAGCGGTGAAGGCATGTCTTTTGAAATGGAAAAGCTCATGGAACAAATGCCAGGTGACAAGACTAACCAACAAAAAGCACAAAAAATATTAGAAATCAATCCTAAACACGAGTTGTTCCAAGCCATTCATGATTTATATGATCAAAATTCAGAGGATTTAAATGATTATGCATCTGTTTTGTATAACCAAGCTCTTTTAATAGAAGGTTTAAAAATTGAAGATCCTGTTGAATTTTCTAATAAAATGGTTAAAATATTAGTAAAGGCCGCAAAAAAATAAGGAGATTAAAGTGGATAAGACTCTAAAAACCATTGAAGATGAGTTAAGTTGGTTGATAAAAGATTATAAGGCAACCACTGATTATAAATTCAATAAATATTTAGAAACCTTAAATTATCATATAGTTTACGAGAAAAAGAAAATTAAACTCATTTTTCAATTTTTAATGATGCAAAAAGAAGAGTCTTTGGTTTTAAAAATTATCTATGATGTAAAAGATGCTCAAAGAGAGAATCACTTATATGAGTTTCCTTTATCCAAAATTCGTTCAAATATTGAATTACCGATGATTAACGATTATGATTGTCAAAGAATTCATGATGTTATGGATTATGAAGTGATTGATGGGCAAATAAAATCTACAGTATCTCAATTAACTCAAGGTCTTACCTATACGGAAGTTATTCGTAGAAATATTAAAGACATAATTAAATATGGTCGAGAATTAAGAAAAAAAGAAGCAAAATCAGCATAAAATTTATGTAAACGGTG harbors:
- a CDS encoding pyrimidine-nucleoside phosphorylase: MRMVDIIEKKREAIELTEKEIEFVIQGYTKGDIPDYQVSALLMAIYFNGMTNDEASHLTKAMLHSGDIIDLSQIKGVKVDKHSTGGVGDKTTLVLGPLVASMGCKLAKLSGRGLGHTGGTLDKLESIDGFNISLSEEDFIKQVNDINIAVAGQTKKLVPADKLLYALRDVTATVPSIPLIASSIMSKKLASGADVICLDVKIGDGAFMKTIEDARKLSEIMVSIGESLGKKVSAFITSMDQPLGYAVGNRLEVKEVIDTLEGHGPKDLEELCVEIAAYMAMYAGLVSDIEAGKNLAYDHLNNGLALKKFYEFIEAQGGHIDDLDHFIQVQEIYEFKADKAGYIKNIKALNIGLASMKIGGGRETKEDNIDPSVGIVLEKKIGDFVHKNDVLAKVYLNSKLGDNVLDDLKQAFIISEDKQEISPVIKEIIQ
- a CDS encoding energy-coupled thiamine transporter ThiT, with translation MKDREKIVIIVEVAILVGIATVLDVVFGILSKGIFPWGGSISPAMLPIFIIAYRRGLKTGLFSGFIFAILQLMTTGMFSASVIAAIPESTFFGPKWVNIILVYLLDYIIPFTLLGLAGIFKNGLKELKPFFLGMILASSIRYVMHGLSGVMIWSGYAEWFNEEFNMNVSPFVYSFIIYNLPYMLASLILCLFAGYVLFKRKLLLVNLEEN
- the htpG gene encoding molecular chaperone HtpG, translated to MSKKNIEFKTESKRLLDLMIHSIYTNKEIFLRELISNASDAIDKYHFKSLTEEGLENRNDYEIHIDIDKKHRLLTITDNGIGMTYDELIDNIGTIAKSGTLEFLKTMKGKDLKNTDLIGQFGVGFYSAFMVSDKVEVVTKSPFSDKAYKWVSSGEEGYSVEETQKDSIGTEITLKIRKNHDDENYDEFLEDYKIEQLVKKYSNYVRYPITMEKEREVPKLDDEGNEIEDKFDTIVENQTLNEMTPIWEKNKSQVTDEELNEFYKNQYYDYTDPLLNIWTNVEGKLTYKSIIYIPAKAPANLYSEKYEKGLQLYAKGVFIMDKCKELVPDYLRFIKGMVVSPDLNLNISREILQKNTQLTKIQQNLEKKIVKRLEKLLENERETYIKFWKEFGVNIKYGVYDNFGLNKDLLQDLVLFETVNEDAYITLNEYVEKMPKDQKEIYFGSANSKSAIKASPQMDRLKSKGYDVLVLTDEIDEFMLSIMNEYKKFKFKSINQGDLDLVDESEKETIKKQETENKDLLEKIKESLKGQVDDVKLSTRLTDSPVCLVSGEGMSFEMEKLMEQMPGDKTNQQKAQKILEINPKHELFQAIHDLYDQNSEDLNDYASVLYNQALLIEGLKIEDPVEFSNKMVKILVKAAKK